The Mastacembelus armatus chromosome 14, fMasArm1.2, whole genome shotgun sequence genomic interval ATATGTTGTTTTGACCTGCCTTTAATAAGAGAGCAACATTAGAAATGATAGAAGGATACAGCTCCAAGTAGGAGGGCACACACACCACCTCTTTGGAAAAGTCCACGGGACATGACAGCTTTCCTAGCTGTTCTTCATACAGACTCAGCGCCTCTGTCAGATTCACGCTGTTACCCTAATGGtcagtttaagaaaaaaaaaaaaaaaaaaaaaaaaaaagtcattagacacaaacacaatagcTAATGATTTTATGGATGCGGTGTGCTGTAATGTGACATTTACCCTTGCTGATTTCCCATACCATAAAACATCTCATCTTGTTTGACAActcaaaaccacatttttacTAAGCATAATACTTTGATGTTTTTGGCTTAGTTTTCTCTCATCCTCAAACACAGGAATCAGAAACTCCAGAAGCTGCCAAGGACTAGAGCccgaccgatatgggttttttgGGGCAGATAGCaatattatgaagtaaaaaaaaaaaaaaaaaactccaataGACATATCGGCCAATTATTTatgtatattatagtacagtaccagtcaaaagtttggacacacttagCAGACAGTGGCATTTCAACtcatgtgtccaaacttttgactggtactgtatagagaatacagtaaacataaataGAATATATCTACATAAACGCACAttcaaaaatgttaatatcgGCAGCATATTTGATATATAGGCTCATATTGGCCGATAAAAATCGGCAAAAATATATATCGGTCTGGCTCTAGCAAGGACAGATTGGACCATATTTAATGGATGTGGGGGAAAAGTTACATCTCTAACAATCTCTGACATATTATTCATCTGGGTTTGTGTCCACTAAACAAATGCTAAAATTGATAGTCTGCATTAAGCACACTCCAGTTACTAAAAGGACAAGTCTCACCTGTGTAAAGTATTTCCCATTAGGATGCAGGACTTTTATTGACAGATCTAAGATAAGACGTAGGAACTCCCATGttgaatctaaaaaaaaaaaaaaaaccagttaGACGTGTTCACACAAAGGCTGCATAGCACtgtcacacactgtactgtacatgtataaCTTAGAAACCTTCTTCTGGCTCCGTGGATATTGGAATTGCAGTGAGGTCATTAATCACATAATCAAATGTTCTTCCTTCCTGGACATACTTCTTCAGCACTGGGACGCAGTCCTGCACTAGTATCTGTATTGCATGAGACAAGGAGAATCTACTCAAACCTTCATGTTATGTTTCTTTCATGTAATCTGACGCAGACAGAGGAGTCAGCCACCTTTCTTGCTATTAATCTAATAGAACATAGGGACAAATAGTACTAAGATTTAGTTGTCACTTTAACGGCTCTCACAGCCTGATAGTAAATACCGGAGTTAAAGCCATTTTGGTGATACCAGTTATTCAGGATGACCAGGCTCAGCAAAGAGCAAAGATTCAATGCCAGTAACAATATGTTGTGAGTACTCACTTGGTAACAGTCTCCTGTCAGGCTGTCAAGCATATTGCCACAAGTTTTTCTCATGTGTATTTTGCACCCATCTATGACCTTCTGGTCAATGTGCAAGTATGGTTATGGAATAATCAGTCACATTCAGATATATATGTCTAAAATTAGGTGACAAAGGGAAATGATAAAAATTaaagtcaaaagtcaaaaaaaaaaaaaaggttcagcAGAACTGAAGGATATTTCCACCATGGTGATCATCTTTGGCTTTTGTTTGACCACCTCAGCGAGGATGCCTCCATCCCCTCCCCCTAGTACCAGCACTTCTTTATCAGCATAATTCTCTTTTCCGCTACCCATGATGGCCTGGGTATAGGCCAAATCACTCTCTGCCATGTCTGCAAAGTAGATGTATCatttacacaataaaacaatttaGTAAAGCTAAGAAATTCATTCAACAGGGCCCATCAAACTTACAAATGCAAGTTAATCTAAAGGTTTTTATGTTAGattaacacaaagaaaaaaaatgattcaaCTGGTGCAGACAAACTGTATTTtatacattaaaatgacaaacatttacatCTACTGCAGTGTTGTATATACTTACTAATATCTCCATTGAGTACTAGGATATTTCCAAACTGGTGAGAgtgcaatatttttatattttggtatGCAGAATCTTCTTCGTAC includes:
- the sms gene encoding spermine synthase — encoded protein: MALRHYTLDFSLSTPVDAASTVPGLLSVFHDQEMTETVHDTNGHGYLATLVGKNGRLVILRVHSHGLVTIDLQCYEEDNIAQLDNLLNALEKKLKVLLKGNIIRIKRLPALVRGAEVDRYWPTTDGRLIEYDIDQVVYEEDSAYQNIKILHSHQFGNILVLNGDINMAESDLAYTQAIMGSGKENYADKEVLVLGGGDGGILAEVVKQKPKMITMVEIDQKVIDGCKIHMRKTCGNMLDSLTGDCYQILVQDCVPVLKKYVQEGRTFDYVINDLTAIPISTEPEEDSTWEFLRLILDLSIKVLHPNGKYFTQGNSVNLTEALSLYEEQLGKLSCPVDFSKEVVCVPSYLELWVFYTIWKK